In one window of Mercurialis annua linkage group LG4, ddMerAnnu1.2, whole genome shotgun sequence DNA:
- the LOC126678346 gene encoding uncharacterized protein LOC126678346 — protein MAEGKKTETSGRNKHMLSGIMAVSHRITDHKLIGASNYVDWSTIVTFYLWGIRKSRHLTDEPKTHDEDWMANDACLLLGIKNSIDAKIVSLVRHCGYCKQIMDYLKSLYLGKGNVSHLYDTYKSFYTTDPQGQSIHDYYMQLKDTFEQLNELLPLSTYITVLQAQREQMFVLRFLCGLSSEYEGVTSQILSRANISDGEEALTRIWRSNLVLLATPSVPPSTALYSRRHTFDRSFEGPTRGSTRDMRSPNDGSRSVEQDMRSPNDGSRSLECFYCHEPGHTKRTCPLLKVKEKRYRSAQVATNEFTPSAPSTAQSYTLTTDEYACQVINYGATNHMTGNYKLFTSYNKTFPSHVTVANGAQSSVTISGTINPTSLLSLSTIDLMTKQVIGSGRESGGLYVLETTVRRPVACSTFQKLSSLDCKSCQFAKHHRLTYVPRVNKRSNFPFELVHFDVWGPYSVVSKPVHTSRSHNAKEYLSGPFQIFMSQNSILHQTSCVDTPSQNGLAERKNRHLLETARVLLFQTQVPKYFWIDAVSTTCFFINRMRSAVLNELPVYYMSLYLECRVLLKINLRVTRNDSHG, from the exons ATGGCTGAAGGAAAGAAAACTGAAACTAGTGGACGTAATAAACATATGCTTAGTGGTATTATGGCAGTATCTCATAGGATTACTGATCATAAATTGATTGGGGCGTCCAATTATGTTGATTGGTCCACCATTGTTACGTTTTATCTTTGGGGTATCAGAAAATCCCGCCATTTGACCGACGAGCCAAAAACGCATGATGAAGATTGGATGGCTAATGATGCTTGTCTTTTACTTGGCATCAAGAACTCTATTGATGCTAAGATTGTTAGCTTGGTTCGTCATTGTGGGTATTGTAAACAAATTATGGATTATTTGAAATCTTTGTATCTTGGAAAGGGTAATGTTTCTCACTTATATGATACATATAAGTCGTTTTATACTACTGATCCCCAAGGACAATCTATTCATGATTACTATATGCAGTTAAAGGACACCTTTGAGCAATTGAATGAATTGCTACCTTTAAGCACATATATCACGGTCCTTCAAGCTCAACGGGAACAAATGTTTGTTCTCCGATTTTTATGTGGACTCAGTTCAGAATATGAAGGAGTCACTTCTCAGATTCTCTCCAGAGCTAACATTTCTGATGGTGAGGAGGCTCTGACTCGTATTTGGCGTAGTAACCTTGTTCTTTTAGCCACTCCTTCTGTTCCTCCTTCTACCGCTCTTTATAGTCGAAGACATACTTTTGACCGCTCTTTTGAGGGTCCAACCCGGGGGAGCACCCGGGACATGCGAAGTCCAAATGATGGCAGTAGATCTGTTGAACAGGACATGCGAAGTCCAAATGATGGCAGCAGATCTCTTGAATGCTTTTATTGTCATGAGCCTGGTCATACCAAACGAACTTGTCCTCTTCTCAAGGTCAAGGAGAAACGGTATCGGTCTGCTCAAGTTGCTACTAATGAATTTACACCCTCTGCTCCATCAACTGCTCAATCCTACACTCTTACTACGGATGAATATGCATGCCAA GTCATTAATTATGGTGCTACAAATCATATGACAGGTAATTATAAACTATTCACTTCTTATAATAAGACTTTTCCTTCCCACGTTACCGTAGCCAATGGTGCTCAATCTTCGGTTACTATTTCTGGTACTATTAATCCAACTTCATTACTTTCCCTTTCCACTATT GATCTTATGACGAAACAAGTTATTGGTAGTGGACGGGAATCTGGTGGTCTCTACGTTTTGGAAACAACCGTTAGAAGACCTGTTGCTTGCTCTACT TTTCAAAAGTTGTCTAGCTTAGATTGTAAGTCATGTCAATTTGCTAAACACCATCGTTTGACTTATGTTCCTCGAGTCAATAAAAGGTCTAATTTTCCGTTTGAATTAGTTCATTTTGATGTTTGGGGTCCTTATTCTGTTGTGTCTAAACCAG TTCATACTTCACGAAGTCACAATGCAAAAGAATACTTGTCTGGtccttttcaaatttttatgtcTCAGAATAGCATTCTTCATCAAACTTCTTGTGTCGATACACCTTCACAAAACGGTTTAGCTGAGCGTAAGAATCGTCATCTTCTTGAAACTGCTAGAGTTCTTTTATTTCAAACACAGGTtccaaaatatttttggatagaTGCTGTTTCTACAacatgtttttttatcaatCGCATGCGTTCTGCGGTGTTGAATG AGCTTCCTGTTTATTACATGTCTCTATATTTAGAATGTCGGGTTCTATTGAAAATAAACTTGAGAGTTACACGAAACGATTCACATGGATAG
- the LOC130015406 gene encoding uncharacterized mitochondrial protein AtMg00810-like codes for MSIGASASHEIHYSAYTITCCFWKIRQLDVSNAFLHGHLDEEVFMAQPQDSQTDTSLLYHQKGPITSFCLLYVDEIVLTGLHPSLLQSIIDSLQSKFALKDIGSLHYFLGIEAQCNSSGLLLTQCKYIRDLLSKKKLEDMNGLSTPACPLVKLSATIGSPMHDHSLYRSIVGGLLSLSLSRPGISFAVNKVADFMHSPVDIHWLAIKRILRYFKNTFQHGLLIHPFSSLHISVYSDADWATSLMIENLLLELHWLRSLLKELHKLPSTTLALCCDNVSAIYLTTTPIFNSSSKHIEIDGFQRSIILSRYFSLQTTLFFIYLMRWNIIVT; via the exons ATGTCTA TTGGTGCAAGTGCTAGCCATGAAATACATTATTCGGCTTATACTATCACTTGTTGTTTCTGGAAAATTCGGCAATTGGACGTCTCCAATGCCTTTTTACATGGTCACCTTGATGAGGAGGTTTTCATGGCACAACCACAGG ACTCTCAAACGGATACTTCTTTGTTGTATCATCAAAAAGGGCCAATCACATCATTTTGCCTCCTTTATGTCGATGAAATTGTTCTAACCGGGTTACATCCATCTTTATTACAATCCATCATTGATTCTCTTCAATCCAAATTTGCTTTAAAGGATATCGGGTCATTGCACTATTTTCTAGGAATTGAGGCACAATGCAACAGCTCAGGTCTTCTTCTAACTCAGTGTAAATACATCCGCGACTtgttatctaaaaaaaaattggaggatATGAATGGGCTATCTACACCTGCTTGTCCTTTAGTAAAGCTCTCTGCCACAATTGGTTCTCCAATGCATGATCATTCTCTTTATCGATCTATAGTTGGAGGATTGCTGTCTTTGTCTCTAAGTCGTCCTGGCATATCGTTTGCGGTGAACAAGGTAGCCGATTTTATGCATAGTCCTGTTGATATCCATTGGCTGGCTATCAAGAGAATTCTgcggtattttaaaaataccttCCAACATGGCCTGCTCATACATCCTTTTTCTTCGCTGCACATATCAGTTTATAGCGATGCTGATTGGGCAACCTCATTGATGATCGAAAATCTACTACTG GAACTTCATTGGCTTCGGTCTTTGCTTAAAGAATTACACAAGCTACCTTCGACTACTCTGGCACTTTGTTGTGATAATGTCAGTGCCATATATTTGACAACAACGCCCATTTTCAATTCATCCTCCAAGCACATTGAGATTGATGGTTTTCAGAGGAGTATAATCCTATCTCGTTACTTCAGTTTGCAGACGACACTATTTTTTATCTACCTTATGAGATGGAACATCATAGTAACTTGA
- the LOC126677387 gene encoding serine carboxypeptidase-like 45 isoform X1: protein MNLHSPSESVFRLFNYNMHTRPWIAMLIICITLMQNRAVVGFSSKEDDKLASLPGQRQVSFHQYAGYITVDETQQRALFYYFVEAEVDPASKPLVLWLNGGPGCSSLGGGAFTEHGPFRPVDGDNLILNEYSWNKEANMLYLEAPAGVGFSYSANKTFYDYVNDTMTAQDNLEFLKQWFVKFPEYTNREFYISGESYAGHYVPQLASLVVESGLKFSLKAILIGNPLLEFDTDLNSQGDYYWSHGLISDSTYQLVNSVCNTSQLMRGYIIGSLSPACQAVNRLLLSEYPDAIDPYDVTADVCPSNLQSLLFNSQNHPLTSKFQLSSLYNIAQTDSNQPVITYLSHKLSLINFSANLLHLHLFILQEASEKVDLCLPNKVAQYLNKKDVQAALHAKLLGISNWIACNRVLKYDMENLEIPTIDVVGSLVSSGIRVLVYSGDQDTVIPFIGSRTLVADLAKKLKINSSTTYKGWLEKKMRVRQIVKLIIVVLFNLKMFTEI, encoded by the exons ATGAACCTACATTCCCCTTCCGAGTCGGTTTTTCGTCTTTTTAACTACAACATGCATACGCGGCCATGGATTGCAATGCTAATAATCTGCATCACATTGATGCAAAATCGCGCAGTAGTAGGATTCTCTTCCAAAGAAGACGATAAACTCGCAAGTTTGCCAGGGCAACGACAAGTGAGTTTTCATCAATATGCCGGATATATTACAGTAGACGAAACGCAACAGAGAgctcttttttattattttgttgagGCGGAAGTTGATCCTGCTTCGAAGCCTCTTGTTCTCTGGTTAAATGGAG GACCTGGTTGTTCTTCTTTAGGGGGGGGAGCGTTCACAGAACACGGCCCCTTCAGGCCGGTTGATGGAGACAACTTGATCTTAAATGAATATAGTTGGAATAAAG AAGCAAACATGCTATATTTGGAAGCACCAGCAGGAGTTGGTTTCTCTTATTCTGCCAACAAAACTTTCTATGATTATGTTAATGACACTATGACAG CACAAGACAATCTCGAATTTCTGAAGCAATGGTTTGTCAAATTTCCTGAGTATACAAACAGAGAGTTCTATATCTCTGGTGAGAGCTACGCAG GTCATTATGTCCCGCAACTTGCAAGTCTCGTGGTTGAATCAGGATTGAAATTCAGTTTGAAAGCCATATTG ATAGGAAACCCTCTCCTGGAATTCGATACAGATTTGAACTCGCAAGGGGACTACTACTGGTCACATGGATTGATCTCAGATTCTACTTATCAACTTGTCAACTCAGTTTGTAACACTTCACAGCTCATGAGAGGCTACATTATTGGCTCCCTATCACCCGCCTGTCAAGCTGTAAATCGTCTTCTTTTGTCAGAATATCCCGACGCAATTGATCCCTATGACGTCACTGCTGATGTCTGTCCATCAAATTTGCAATCACTCTTGTTTAACTCACAAAACCATCCCCTGACATCCAAGTTTCAGCTTTCATCACTCTATAATATTGCTCAAACAGATTCTAATCAACCTGTAATTACTTACCTCTCCCACAAATTATCTTTAATTAACTTTTCAGCAAACTTATTGCATTTGCATCTCTTTATTTTACAGGAAGCTTCAGAGAAAGTAGATCTTTGCCTACCAAACAAAGTTGCTcaatatttaaacaaaaaagatGTGCAAGCTGCTCTTCATGCCAAGCTTCTAGGCATCTCCAATTGGATTGCGTGCAACCG AGTATTGAAATATGACATGGAAAACCTGGAGATACCGACTATAGACGTTGTAGGTTCGTTGGTTAGCTCAGGGATCCGAGTTCTAGTATACAG TGGAGATCAGGATACGGTGATTCCATTTATTGGTTCAAGAACTTTGGTAGCTGATTTAGCAAAGAAGCTGAAAATAAACTCGAGTACAACGTATAAGGGTTGGTTAGAGAAGAAAATGAGAGTTAGGCAGATTGTGAAACTGATAATTGTTGTGTTATTCAACTTAAAAATGTTTACAGAAATCTGA
- the LOC126678347 gene encoding uncharacterized protein LOC126678347 — protein sequence MSEVVLTMTLGGFFFTFWFDPWMNGEAINDMYPGISFIDTDVPKTACVNDLWRLPMPMDDQVETFWNRIRDNFVIDNEKDDIINWKCCRSGTFSIKSAWNHFKLKFEKVTWWKVLWSPGYIPKQSFIAWLATKNSLRTRDKLKK from the coding sequence ATGTCAGAAGTTGTTTTAACTATGACTTTGGGAGGGTTTTTTTTCACATTTTGGTTTGATCCTTGGATGAATGGTGAGGCTATAAATGATATGTATCCTGGTATATCTTTTATAGATACTGATGTTCCTAAAACTGCCTGTGTCAATGACTTGTGGAGACTTCCAATGCCTATGGATGATCAAGTAGAAACTTTTTGGAACAGAATCAGAGATAACTTTGTCATTGATAATGAAAAGGATGATATCATTAATTGGAAGTGCTGCAGGAGTGGTACCTTCTCTATTAAATCAGCCTGGAATCACTTCAAGTTGAAGTTTGAAAAAGTTACTTGGTGGAAGGTCCTTTGGAGTCCAGGATACATTCCCAAACAGAGCTTCATTGCATGGTTAGCTACCAAGAATAGCTTAAGAACCAGAGATAAGTTGAAGAAATGA
- the LOC126677387 gene encoding serine carboxypeptidase-like 45 isoform X2 — MNLHSPSESVFRLFNYNMHTRPWIAMLIICITLMQNRAVVGFSSKEDDKLASLPGQRQVSFHQYAGYITVDETQQRALFYYFVEAEVDPASKPLVLWLNGGPGCSSLGGGAFTEHGPFRPVDGDNLILNEYSWNKEANMLYLEAPAGVGFSYSANKTFYDYVNDTMTAQDNLEFLKQWFVKFPEYTNREFYISGESYAGHYVPQLASLVVESGLKFSLKAILIGNPLLEFDTDLNSQGDYYWSHGLISDSTYQLVNSVCNTSQLMRGYIIGSLSPACQAVNRLLLSEYPDAIDPYDVTADVCPSNLQSLLFNSQNHPLTSKFQLSSLYNIAQTDSNQPEASEKVDLCLPNKVAQYLNKKDVQAALHAKLLGISNWIACNRVLKYDMENLEIPTIDVVGSLVSSGIRVLVYSGDQDTVIPFIGSRTLVADLAKKLKINSSTTYKGWLEKKMRVRQIVKLIIVVLFNLKMFTEI; from the exons ATGAACCTACATTCCCCTTCCGAGTCGGTTTTTCGTCTTTTTAACTACAACATGCATACGCGGCCATGGATTGCAATGCTAATAATCTGCATCACATTGATGCAAAATCGCGCAGTAGTAGGATTCTCTTCCAAAGAAGACGATAAACTCGCAAGTTTGCCAGGGCAACGACAAGTGAGTTTTCATCAATATGCCGGATATATTACAGTAGACGAAACGCAACAGAGAgctcttttttattattttgttgagGCGGAAGTTGATCCTGCTTCGAAGCCTCTTGTTCTCTGGTTAAATGGAG GACCTGGTTGTTCTTCTTTAGGGGGGGGAGCGTTCACAGAACACGGCCCCTTCAGGCCGGTTGATGGAGACAACTTGATCTTAAATGAATATAGTTGGAATAAAG AAGCAAACATGCTATATTTGGAAGCACCAGCAGGAGTTGGTTTCTCTTATTCTGCCAACAAAACTTTCTATGATTATGTTAATGACACTATGACAG CACAAGACAATCTCGAATTTCTGAAGCAATGGTTTGTCAAATTTCCTGAGTATACAAACAGAGAGTTCTATATCTCTGGTGAGAGCTACGCAG GTCATTATGTCCCGCAACTTGCAAGTCTCGTGGTTGAATCAGGATTGAAATTCAGTTTGAAAGCCATATTG ATAGGAAACCCTCTCCTGGAATTCGATACAGATTTGAACTCGCAAGGGGACTACTACTGGTCACATGGATTGATCTCAGATTCTACTTATCAACTTGTCAACTCAGTTTGTAACACTTCACAGCTCATGAGAGGCTACATTATTGGCTCCCTATCACCCGCCTGTCAAGCTGTAAATCGTCTTCTTTTGTCAGAATATCCCGACGCAATTGATCCCTATGACGTCACTGCTGATGTCTGTCCATCAAATTTGCAATCACTCTTGTTTAACTCACAAAACCATCCCCTGACATCCAAGTTTCAGCTTTCATCACTCTATAATATTGCTCAAACAGATTCTAATCAACCT GAAGCTTCAGAGAAAGTAGATCTTTGCCTACCAAACAAAGTTGCTcaatatttaaacaaaaaagatGTGCAAGCTGCTCTTCATGCCAAGCTTCTAGGCATCTCCAATTGGATTGCGTGCAACCG AGTATTGAAATATGACATGGAAAACCTGGAGATACCGACTATAGACGTTGTAGGTTCGTTGGTTAGCTCAGGGATCCGAGTTCTAGTATACAG TGGAGATCAGGATACGGTGATTCCATTTATTGGTTCAAGAACTTTGGTAGCTGATTTAGCAAAGAAGCTGAAAATAAACTCGAGTACAACGTATAAGGGTTGGTTAGAGAAGAAAATGAGAGTTAGGCAGATTGTGAAACTGATAATTGTTGTGTTATTCAACTTAAAAATGTTTACAGAAATCTGA